The window TCCACGCGCCTCATCTGGGCCGGCGCGCCCCAGCCCCACGGTGTCGCCATCAGTAGGAGACCGGCGAGCGGCAGCCTGACCGCTTGGGCCGTGACAGCGTCGAGCGAGCCCATGGCGGGTTTTAGCACGAGGAGAGACACGGCCCAGGCGGCGGCGGCTGCCGTCGCCGCTGCCAGGCCCAATCGGGTGCGTCCCTCGTGTAGACCATCGGCCGGGCGGGTCCGCACGATGACCGCCAGCCCCGAGAGCGTCACGAGCGAGCCCGCGACGACCCGGGCCGTGATGGGCTCGCCGAGGAAGACCGCGGCCAGGACTGCCCCCATCAAGGGATAGGTCATGGACACCGTCATGGCGCGCGCCAGGCCCAGGAAGCGCGCGCTCTCGAAGAAAAGGACATCGCCCACGGCGATGGCCAGCACGATCGACACGGCCAGCAGAGCGAAGGTTCCCGCCGACATGTCGCCGAGCTTCGCAAGCCCGCCGGTGGCGAGCACCCATGCCAGGAGCAGCCCGCCGCCGATGAGCGAGCGGAGCACGCTGACGGCGACGGAGTTGAGCGGCGGGCAGACGGTGCGGACGAGGAGGCTGGTCACCGCCCACGTGAGCGCGGAGCCGAGCGCACAGAGCGCGCCCACGGCCTGAGGGGACAGGGTGGTCACGGCGTGCCGCTACCTTACCAGAGTCGGCGAAATGGGCTAAGGTATTGAGCCGATGACCTCCGCCGATCCGCGCGCCGATCTGGCCGTGCTCGAGAGCATCCAGCGCCGGGTACTTTGGCTCGCCGCGCTCTCCGTCCACCACGCCAACACGCGCGCCAACCCAGACGGCACCAAGGTCGGGGGGCATCAATCTTCGTCCTCCTCGGTGGTCAGCCTCATGACGGCGCTCTACTTCAGCGCGCTCCGCGAGGGCGACCTGGTGGCGTCAAAGGCCCACGCCTCACCCGTGCTCTACGCGATCGAGTACCTGCGCGGGCGTCTTGCCGCCGACGATCTCCGGAGCCTGCGCGTGCTCGGCGGGCTCCAGGCCTACCCGAGCCGCAGAAAGAATCCCTCCATCATCGATCTCTCGACGGGCTCCATGGGGTTGGGCGCCGTGACGGCGACGTTTGCCGCGCTGGCGCGGCGATACATTGGCGACCACTGGGGCGACCACTGGGGCGCGCGCCCTGGCGGACGCTTCATCGCCATGGTGGGCGACGCCGAGCTCGACGAAGGCAACGTGTGGGAGTCGCTCCTCGAAGAGCACGTGGCGGGGCTAGGCAACCTCCTCTGGATCGTCGACATGAATCGCCAGAGCCTCGATCGCGTCGTTCCCGACACCCGGCGACGCCAGATCGCCGACTGGTTCGGCGCCGCCGGTTGGCGCGTCATCGAGCTGCGATGGGGGCGTCGGCTCCAGGCGCTCTTCGCCAAGCGGGGCGGGGAGCGCCTCCGGGCCCGCCTCGAGACCATGGCGAACGCGGAGTACCAGGCGCTGCTTCGCCGTTCCGCCGGCATGGTGAGGAAGGCGCTCGTCACGGCCCCCGACGGACAAGTGGACGGAGCGCTGGACCGGGTCGTGGGAAATCTTTCCGACGAAGTGCTGGCCGCCGCCGTCGCCGACGTGGGAGGGCACGATCTCCCGCTGATCCTCGACGCCTTCGACGAGGCTGGGAGCCAGCACGACAGGCCGTGCGTCATCCTGGCGCAGACCATCAAGGGCTGGGGGCTGCCGCTGGCGGGCGATCCCATGAACCACGGCGCGCTCCTGACGGCCGCGCAGATGGAGACGCTGCGCGAATCGCTCGGAGTGTCCGCGGGAATGGAATGGAACGTCTTCCCCGAGTCGAGCCCCGAAGCGCGGTGGATTCGGAGCCGGCCCGCGCCTTTCTCCGAGCCGCCGCTCCACGGTGAGGCGCCCGTCATTCCCGAGAGCCTGGACGAAAGTTACCCGCCGCAGGCCTCGAGCCAGGAGGCCTTTGGGCGCGCGCTCGGCAGGCTCGGCCGTCTGCCCACGGGCGAGCACATCGTCACGCTCTCCGCCGACGTCGCCGTGACCACCCACCTCGCGGGTTGGATCAATCGGAAAGGCGTGTGGGCGCCCTTAGCAAGGCCCGACTTCTTCGCCGAGACGCCGCAGCTAATGCAGTGGAAGGAGTCCCCCGCGGGACAGCACGTCGAGCTCGGCATCGCCGAGCACAACCTCTTCCTTGCGCTGGGTGCCTTCGGCCTCTCGCGCGAGCTCTCCGGCGTCCCGCTCCTGCCCATCGGCACGCTCTACGACCCGTTCGTTACGCGCGGGCTCGACGCTCTCTACCACGCGCTCTACGCGGGAGCAAAGTTCATCGTCGTCGCGACGCCATCGGGCGTGAGCCTCTCGCCCGAGGGCGGGGCCCACCAGTCCGTGATCACGCCCGGCATCGGCGTCGCGCTGCCCGCCATCGCGTACTACGAGCCCGCCTTCGCGCTCGAGGTCGAGTGGATCCTCCTCGAGGCGCTCCGGTCGCTCCTCGATCGCGAGAGGGGCGAGAGCCTCTACCTGCGCCTCTCCACCAAGCCCGTGGACCAGTCACTGGCGTTCGCGGCGAGCCCGGAGTATCGGCGCGCCGTGCTCAAGGGCGGCTACAGGCTGATCGACGCGCGCGGGGAGCCGGGCTGGGATCCCGAGACGAACGCCGTCCACTTGTTCGCCGCGGGCGTCATGGTGCCCGAGGCGGTGGAAGCGGCGCGGGCGCTCCGCGCCGAGGACGTCCTTGCGAACGTATTCGTCGTGACGAGCCCCGACAGGCTCTACCGGGGACTTCGCGACCCGCGCCCCTACCTGGAGGAGCTGGTCACGGCGGAGGAGGAGGGCGTGCCCGTCGTCTCCGTTCACGACGGCCACTCGCACGGCCTCGCCTTCCTTGGCTCGGCGCTCGGCGTCCCCCAGCTGGCCCTCGGCGTGGACCACTTCGGCCAGTCCGGCAGCCGCCGCGATCTCTACGCCCACTACGGCATCGACGCTCCCTCTATGCTTCGAGCCGCCCAGACGTTACTCGGAAGAGTCCGCTAGCCGAGCCGAAATTCGCGATCCGGCGTGAGACGCGGATCAACGGTGACGCTTCCGGCGCTTTCCGGCAGGGGCGTGGGTCGCGAGCCATTGCAGCGCGCCGGATGTCGCCTTCCAGGCGTCACCCAGCTCGTCGACGCAGATCACCGCCTCCTCCCGGCTGCCCATGGCATACGACTGTGGCGCGGAGCTCGCCCACTCGCTGTCGCCCATCAGATAGCCCGGCACGTGGCGGTTCGAGCGAAACGCCGCGCGCAACCGCTTGCGTGAGGCCGGGCAATCGCCCTCGCGGCGAAAGGCCCAGAGGGCCCCGCCGTACTGCCAGACCGCCGTCGGCTCGTCGCCGAACTGGAGAAGCAACGCTCCCGCCTCGTCGTCCCGGCCCGCGAGCAGGAGCGCGTTGAGAAAGGCGTAGCGGGCACCCTGGTTGTCGCCGGGGTTGAGGCGGAGCAGCTCGCGGTAGTGCGGGAGCGCTTCGTGACGCTGCCCAAGATCCTCGAGGCATCGGGCCAGGCCGAACCGCGCCCGCATGTAGGGCCGCGTGCGTACGTCGGCCCAGAAGTGCCCGGCCTCTTCTGAAAAGACGGTGGACCCGAGGACCCGCTCGCCCGCTGCCGCACCCTGAGCATAGAGGTCGCGGGCCTGGCCGAGGTCGGCGCAGTCCTCGGCGAGGAGGACGTAGGCATCGGTGCAGTCTGCGGACAGATCGAGGGCCTTGCGCGCCAGCTGGATGCGGCGGCGGCCGCGCGCATCCATGGCGCGGTAGACCAGATCCTGCGCGCGCTCCTCAGGCGTGCCGGCTGTTGACGCGATGGTGTCCATCGAGCCCGTGAACTTCGCCTGGATGGCGTCGTTCATCTCGGACTCGCTGGCAAACTCCTGGGTGGCCGCGAAGCGCTGCACCTCGAGCAGCACGCGCTCCATGACGCGACGGTCTGGCATGCCGTGTCGAGCAGAGTCAGGCGGTGCATCCAGCGGGCGGAGCAGCTCCGGGATGACCAGGGTGACAGGGCGGGGGCCATCGTGAGCGATGACTTCGTGACTCCAGCGGCCTTGGTCGATCTCGGCCTCCGTGGTGCGGGACAGCGCCAGCAGTATCGTCTCGATGTCACCCAGCTCGCGCGCATCCGGGCGGCGCATCCGGCCCGGCGCGCCAAACCACGCCGCCACCGGATACGCCCCGGCCGCCGCCAACGGGAACCCTTGCTCTTCCCACAGGTCGAGGTCGGAGAATGGCGTCTCCCAGGGCGCGCCGAAAAGGACGGCCCAGCGCCCCCCGTCTTCCAGAAGGGTTTCGGGCTCGGGGGAGGCGTGCAACTTGTCGAGGTCCTTCGCGGAGGCAAAGAACCCCAGCCCGAACGTTTGACCGGCGCGTCCGAGGACCGTCACATGACGAAATGGCCCGCCCACTCTCGGCGCCTCCACGTGGATCAGGTCCTCGTCGCTCAGGTGACGCCAGGGCGCTGCGGCATAGAAGTCGCGCGCCGCGGTGGCGAATGCCCGCATGCGCTCCACGGTTACGCCCGCGCCGTCGCGCGCTGCCGGATGCGGCTCGCCGTTCGTCTCCGCCGCCATCCGCGCCACCATCGACTTCACCTCGTCGAGGCGGGGGTCGACGGTCACCGCCAGCTCCGCGTCACCAAGCGCGCGGGCAATCTGCTCACCGAGCGCCCTGTCGGCGACCTGGATCGCCGCCGGGCGCGTTTGCGCGAACTTGAGGCCCAGCACGAGCAGCGCGTCGAGGGCGATTGTCCCGTCTTCTCCGTTCGACTCTGCGAGCTTCACGTTGGCGAGGCCCGTCTCCAGGCTGACCCACACCCCGCCCCGGGGCCGATACGGCGTGCCATCGGGGCCGTCCACCCACATGGGCATGGGGAGGATGCCGCCTTGCCACGTATCCCCTGAGCGACGCGGCAAGCGAGCAAAGCGGGCCAGTACGAGGGACGAAACCTGAGCGATGGCGGCCTCCGAAATCAGTGCTCCCGGATCACCGCACCAGGGCCGCGGCCCGGCCGGTGTCCAACGGGGGCTTAGCGGCAGAACGTGACAGAGCGCCGGAGCCTTTCACGTGGTGGAGGATACCACGCGGACCCCGATCTGGATGGCGAGCGTCGCGAAGAACGTCAGACGCGAGGGACGCTCTCACTCATCCTGACGCTGAGGGGCGATCGCCGGCGTGCATCGGGCAGAGATCTGAGGGCCCGTTGGAGCGTCGGGGAGTGTTACCCGGTGGCGGCGGTGTGCTCGGGCGAGGTGCAGACCTTCGACTACAACCGGAACAACTGAGGCCGATGACGGGAAGCCGCCTTCTATTCTCCTTACAGCAAGAGGCCTTGGAACTGCTCAACGGTGAGACCCGCCTTCCGAATTAAGGCACGAAGCGTCCCCGGGGCCAGCTCGGCATGGTCCGGGATGGATAGGGTCTCCGCCCGTCCGACCTTGGTCAGGATGATGTGGCTGCCCCTCTGCCGTCTGACGTCGAATCCAGCGCGCCCGAAGGCGGCCACAGCTTCTCGCCCCGACACCAGGGGAAGACGGGGCATCAGGCCGCTACGGGAGCTTCTAGGTCCACCTCGCGTGTCTCGATGGTCATCGGGAGTCCCTCCTGGGCACGATCCCGAAGGCACTCCTCAACCTCTCGCGCGATCATCTCCGGTGTCTCAACCACCGGTGGCAGGTGGTCCTCGCGACGCACTTC of the Candidatus Methylomirabilota bacterium genome contains:
- a CDS encoding pyruvate dehydrogenase, which produces MTSADPRADLAVLESIQRRVLWLAALSVHHANTRANPDGTKVGGHQSSSSSVVSLMTALYFSALREGDLVASKAHASPVLYAIEYLRGRLAADDLRSLRVLGGLQAYPSRRKNPSIIDLSTGSMGLGAVTATFAALARRYIGDHWGDHWGARPGGRFIAMVGDAELDEGNVWESLLEEHVAGLGNLLWIVDMNRQSLDRVVPDTRRRQIADWFGAAGWRVIELRWGRRLQALFAKRGGERLRARLETMANAEYQALLRRSAGMVRKALVTAPDGQVDGALDRVVGNLSDEVLAAAVADVGGHDLPLILDAFDEAGSQHDRPCVILAQTIKGWGLPLAGDPMNHGALLTAAQMETLRESLGVSAGMEWNVFPESSPEARWIRSRPAPFSEPPLHGEAPVIPESLDESYPPQASSQEAFGRALGRLGRLPTGEHIVTLSADVAVTTHLAGWINRKGVWAPLARPDFFAETPQLMQWKESPAGQHVELGIAEHNLFLALGAFGLSRELSGVPLLPIGTLYDPFVTRGLDALYHALYAGAKFIVVATPSGVSLSPEGGAHQSVITPGIGVALPAIAYYEPAFALEVEWILLEALRSLLDRERGESLYLRLSTKPVDQSLAFAASPEYRRAVLKGGYRLIDARGEPGWDPETNAVHLFAAGVMVPEAVEAARALRAEDVLANVFVVTSPDRLYRGLRDPRPYLEELVTAEEEGVPVVSVHDGHSHGLAFLGSALGVPQLALGVDHFGQSGSRRDLYAHYGIDAPSMLRAAQTLLGRVR
- a CDS encoding type II toxin-antitoxin system HicB family antitoxin, with the protein product MKLTVILSPEPDGGYSVICPAIPGCVSQGDSLPDALKNIREAIQLCLEVRREDHLPPVVETPEMIAREVEECLRDRAQEGLPMTIETREVDLEAPVAA
- a CDS encoding type II toxin-antitoxin system HicA family toxin, with the protein product MPRLPLVSGREAVAAFGRAGFDVRRQRGSHIILTKVGRAETLSIPDHAELAPGTLRALIRKAGLTVEQFQGLLL
- a CDS encoding DMT family transporter, whose translation is MTTLSPQAVGALCALGSALTWAVTSLLVRTVCPPLNSVAVSVLRSLIGGGLLLAWVLATGGLAKLGDMSAGTFALLAVSIVLAIAVGDVLFFESARFLGLARAMTVSMTYPLMGAVLAAVFLGEPITARVVAGSLVTLSGLAVIVRTRPADGLHEGRTRLGLAAATAAAAAWAVSLLVLKPAMGSLDAVTAQAVRLPLAGLLLMATPWGWGAPAQMRRVDRGVLARVGLLGAVTAGSSVLFVTGVKLADVAVAAVLSSTAPLFAIPLGLIFLGERLTARAAFGTLVTVAGLVLLQV